AAGGCAGCGCGGCAGCAGCCCGTCGTTGAGACCGCCGCTGTCGTGAATGCGTCACCGATGGCGAGAACCAGTAGCCTTCCGCCGGCGTCGTAGGGCAGTGTGCCGACGGCCTGAACTGTGGGGGGACCACATGAGCAGCGAGATCTACTTCAGCAACAACTACCGTGACCTGTGCGAGCGCAGCGGTACGGGGGCCGGTTTCCAGTTCGAGTTCTCGTGTTCCCGCTGCTACGACACCTGGCGCTCGCCCTTCGAGCCGTACGCCGGTGAGCGGGCCGCCACCTGGCTCGGCAAGGGCGTCGACATGGCCTGGAGCCTGCTGGGCCGGGCCGGCGGCGGGCTCACCTCCGCGGCCGACGGACTCGCGGGCGCCGGCTGGGGACCCGCCCGCGACAAGGCTTTCGAGCGGGCGATCGGCAATGCGCAAGGACACTTCAACCGCTGTGCGCGATGCACCCACTACGTCTGCGGGCGCTGCTGGAACGCGGCGCAGGGACTGTGCCTGAACTGCGCTCCGGACACCGCGGCCGAGGCCATGGCGGCCCAGCAGCGCGGCCTGAACGACATGGCCTCGCAGCGGGCGTACGCCGTGGGCCAACAGGCCGGCCAGGGGTACGACCCCAGCATGCCCCGGCAGCTGGTCTGCCCCCAGTGCCGCACCGAGACCCGCGGCGCCGCCTTCTGCTCCGGCTGCGGCCATCACCTGGCCCAGTCCACCGCGTGCGCCTCCTGCTCCGCCGTCGTGCCGGACGGCGCGGCCTTCTGCCCGGGGTGCGGCAGTCGGCAGTAGCACCGTAACGATGGGGTAGGCGGGCTGGGTACCGCCGGCGGACAGAACGAGCCATCGGCGCCGAGCGCGGCGCGCACCAGCCCGGAGGCCCATCAGAGACCGCGCGCGGACCGGCGGGCACGACGGCCCTCGTGCTCCGCCGCGGAACTCTCTTCGAGCCGCCCGAGCAGGAACGGCAGGACTCCCCGCTCCAGCAGGGCCAGTTCCCACTCCTCACGTGCCCGCGCCGCGTCTGTGACCGCATCCTCAGGCGCGTCAGGCTGATCGGCCGGCCGCCTCCGAGCGGCCGCCACGACGAAGTACGCGAGGTCCCCGATCGCCCCTCCCACGGCCACGGCCCCGGCGATCAGGCCCGACGTGACCAGTCCTTCGCCGATGTAGGGACGGCCTCCAAGGGCCAGCAGGACGAACCCGGTGATCAGGCACACGGCGGCGGCAGCGACGGCCAGACTCGTCACGAGCACTGCCAGCACCGGCAACGGGCCGCCGCCGGCGCCCGACACACCGGTTTCCGGCCCGTCGCTCGCGCTGCGGTCCTCCGTCCCGGCGGCCACGCCGGCCCGCGCCTCGACGAACTCGCGATACTCGACGGCCGCAGCGGAAACGATGTCGTCCCGGGCCTGGAGCGCTCGCGTACGCAGCCGTCCGCGGTCGAGCGTCCCGCCAGGTCGGCGCAGCGCGTCAGCGACCTGCGGGGACTGCAAGCCCTGCTCCAGAGCCCGCTCGAACGTCGCACGGATCTCTGCCTCGGGCAGTTCCGGTGTTCGCATCTGTCCCCCGAACCTCGGTGTGTGACTCGGCCGCACGGCGTACGAACCGGCCAGACGAGTACCGTCAGGAATGGGCGAGTCTAAGAGTTCCCCAATTGCGCAATCTTTAAAGTGCAGCGGCAGGCCCTCACCTCGGAGCCGCAGGTCCTGCTCGATGGGCGCTGCCTTCGTCCTTCATGGCTTTGGCCTCGCTCTTGAGGATGCGCATCGACTTGCCCAGCCCGCGCGCGGCCTCGGGCAGCTTCTTCGAGCCGAACAGCACGATCACGACGATCGCCACCACCAGCAGGTGCCAGGGTTCCAACCCGTTGCGGAGCATTCCGCCCACCCCTTCTCCATGCCGGCGGCGGTGCGGGCCAGGCGTGCCGTACCTGCCGCCAACTGTTGCTACCTTGCGCAACCGTACAAGCCCTGGTCGGATCCGTCGCCGCTCGGCAGGGCCTCATTCATCGGAGTCGGGCTTGTTCCGTGCCGCCGCGTAGGCCTGGGACGGTGTCATGGAGACGCCGTTCAGGCTGACCGTCTTGTAGGGGCTGACCTTGGCGCAGGTCTTGGCCTGGTCGGCGGTGGAGGCGTGGGCGCCTCCGACGGCGGCCTTGGTGTCGGCGGGAGCGGGTGCGGAACTGCCGCCGGGAAAGCCGGTGCCGCTGGGCCAGTCGCTGCCGATCACCAGGGTCAGGCCGCTGCCGGTGCCCTGCTTCAGGTGCGCGGAGGACAGCCCGAGCGCCTTGGCGACCGTCTGCGCCTCGTCCTTCTGACCGCTGCCGTAGGCGAGGGTGGTGGTCGTCGCGGGGCTCGGCGCGTTGGCCGTGGTCGTGGCGGAGCTGAAGCCCTGGTCGGTCAGCGCCGTCGCGATGTCCGAGGCACGGCCGGTGACCGCGGTGCCGTTCTCGACCGTAACGGCGATCTGCGACGCGGGGACGGCCGGGGCCGTGGGCTTCGCGGTCGCCGAGGCCGCCGCGGACTTCTGGCCGGAATCCGTGGTCAATGACTGGTCGTTGGCGATGGTGGCGAACAGGGTCTTGGCGCCCGGGCCCACGACGAGCCGTTCCCTGTTGTTCGGGTCGGCGGCCGTCTGCATCGTCGTGAACGTCAGCCGCTTGGTCGGCACCTTGTTCACGTCCGACGCGAGCGAGATCAGCTTGCTCACGCTGCCCAGGCCGTCGTCCACGGTCAGCGCCTTGGTGGCGGCGTCGGCCAGGCCGTAGACGGCCGTGGGGTCGGTGAGCGTGCCCGCGCTCTTGAACTTGCGGATCAACGAGCTGAGGAAGAGGTGCTGGGTCGTCGTACGGCCCAGGTCGCTGCCGTCGCCGAAGCCGTGCCGGGAGCGGACGAAGGCCAGCGCCGCCACGCCCTTGAGGGTGTGGGTGCCCTTGGCCAGCTTCAGGTGCGAGTACGTGTCGTAGACGTTGTCGCTGACACAGACGGAGACACCGCCGACCGCGTCCGACATCTTCACGACGCCGGAGAAGTCGAGTTTGACGAAGTGGTCGATCGGGATGCCGGTGAGCTGGTGGACGGTGGCCACCTGACAGGCGGGACCGTACTGCAGCGCGCTGTTGATCTGGCCGTAGTAACCGGACGTGGACTGGCCGCTCTCACTGTCCTTGCAGGCCGGGACCTTCGTCATGGTGTCCCGCGGGATGCTCATCACCGTCGCGTTGGAACGGTCCGCAGAGATGTGCACCACCATCTCCACGTCCGCGTTGCTGCCCGTCTGCACCCCGGTCTTCGCACAACCACCGCCGAGCCGGCAGTCGGCCTGGCTGGTACGGCCGTCCGAGCCCATGACCAGGATGTTGATCGGGGTGCGGCCGAAGGCGTCGGCCTTCTCCATGCCGCCCTTGCCGTCGAGCGCGACGCTGTTGATGTTGCCGTTCAGGTGCTGGTAGAACCACCAGCCCACGCCGGCGGTGATGACGATCAACACGGACAGGGTGATCGCGGCGACCTTGAGCACCCGCCGGACGCGCCCGACGGGATGTGCGCGGCGCCGCGACCGGCTTTCGCCCCGAGACCGGGTTCCACCGCGAGAGCGGGAAGCCGCCCGGGCCGCGGCCCGGCCGCCCGGTGGGCGCGTGCCCTCCGCCTCGGACGTACGCTGTCCGGGCACCCGGGTGGTGGTGCGGCTGCGCGTGGCCTGGCCGGTCGGGCCGTCCCACGGGTCGCTCATCTTCCACTCCCATGAACGGTCGGGCTCGTCAGGCCGGGCCATCGGGGGTACGGCCGGGCATGCGCGGCTGGGTACGGACAGGCGAGGGTGGGCCCCACCTCGATTGCGTAGTTGCGCAATCTAACAAACCCGTGGCCCGGGTTGTACAGGTCCTTACGTATCTCACGGGTGAGGAGTCTCATGAGCGGGTGGACCGGCGCCCCTACGCCCGTTCAGGTCCGGCTGCCTCAGCGATCGTTCCTTCCGTACCTCGCGATGATCCACGCGGCGCCACGTTCCGCCAGGGCTCGCCTCCGTCCCCGGCGCGAGCGCCGGCCGGCGAGGCGTGGGGGCGGAGCCTGCGTCGGCATGGCCGCCACGGTTGCCAGACGGCCGGCGGCGCGGGCCAGCTCCGCCTGCAACCCCCGGCGCCGCTCGGAGGAACCCGCTCTCAATAACGCCGCATAAAGCCCTTCGACCTCGGCCAGGGCCGCCCCCAGCCGCATATTCGCATCACGCACTCGCCGAATGTCACCGCGCGGCATGAACACCCTTCCTCCCCCGATCACGGGTCTTACCTCCGCTGACCGCGATTATTGCGCAACTCGGCAACTCACCCTGCGCCGACGTGTCCTGACCATGAGGAGGGCGGCGGCGTACAAGGCCAGGACCACGCTGAGCAGGAGGTAGTAGACGGCCGGCAGAGCGGCGAGGCCGACCACCGGGCCGAGCGGTGAAGAAGGCAGCGCCAGGCCGATGACGGACAGGGCGATCGCGGCCCAGCCGACCGGGCCGGGCCTGCGGCTCCGCGCGCCCCGGCGGCCGGCCCGGAGCAACACCATCACCAGGGCCTGGGTGAGCAGGTTCTCGGTGAACCAGCCGGAGTGGAACACCGCCTCGTCGCCGCCCGTGCCAAGCCCGTGCAAGGTGAAGGCGAGCACGGCGAAGGTGGCGAGGTCGGCCACGGCGTTGAGCACTCCGAACCCCGTGATGAAGCGCAGGAGGTCACGGGGGCGCAGCACGGTCGGCCGACGCAGGCCCAGCGGGTGCGGACGGTCGTGGGCAAAGCTGAGCTGGGCCGCGTCGAAGCAGAGGTTCTGGGTGAGGACCTGGGCGGGGAGCATCGGCAGGAAGGGCAGCAGCAGGCCCGCCGAGAGCATCGCGATCACGTTGCCGAGGTTGGAGGACAGCGTGACCCTCAGGTAGGTGGCGATGTTGCCGCCCGCATGCCTGCCCGCGTCGATGGCATGGGTGATCGCGGTGAGGTCCTTCTCGGCGAGCACCACGTCCGCGCCCTCGCGGGCCACGTCGGCGGCGCCCTGCGGAGCGATGCCGACGTCGGCGGCACGCAGGGCGGGCAGGTCGTTGACGCCGTCGCCGAGGAAGCCGACGGTGTGTCCGGCGCGGCGCAGTGCCTGGGTGATCCGGGCCTTGTGGTCGGGGGTGCAGCGGGCGAAGACGGTCGTACGGGCGACCAGGACGGCCAGTTCGGCGTCGGTGAGGGTGTCGATGGCGTCGGCGGTCACAACGACGTCCTCGGGGACCGGGATACCGAGGTCGCGGCAGGCCCGGGCGGCCGTGCCGGGGTGGTCGCCGGTCAGGACCTTGACGGTGACTCCTTGCCCGGTGAGGACCTTCAGCGCCTCGGCGGCGGTGGGCGCGAGCGCGTCCCGCAGGGTGATCAGGCCACGGAAGGTGAAGCCGCGTTCGTCGGCCTGTGTGTACTCGCGGGTGCGGGCGGGGCGTTCGGCGGTGGCCACGGCCAGGATGCGCAGCCCGTCGTCGGCCTGCCGGGCGGCGAGGTCGCGCAGTCGTGCGCGTTCCTCGTCGGAGAGGGTGCAGCGGGACAGTACGGCTTCGGCGTCGCCCTTGGCCACCAGGGTGTGCATGCCGAGGCGGCCGGGGGTGCGGACGACTGCGGTGGCGAGGCGGCGGGCCGGGTCGAAGGGGACGGCGGCGATGCCCTCGTACGCGAGGAGGTCGTGCTCGTCGACCGCGTCCAGGATCGCCTCGTCCAGGGCGTCGGGCTCGGGCAGGTCGGCGAGTTGCAGGGTCCACCAGGCGTTGACGGCGGCCCAGCGCAGGACTTCGGGGTCGTCCCGGCCGTCCGGGCCGAGGCTGCGGCCGACGACGGGCTGGTCCTGGGTGAGCGTGCCGGTCTTGTCCAGGCACAGCACATCGGCGGCGCCGATGTCGTACAGAGCGGGGAGCCGTCTGACGATCACCCCGTGGGTCCGGGCCAGCAGTGCGGCTCCGCGGGACAGGCAGGTGGTGACGAGGACCGGCAGCATCTCCGGGGTCAGCCCCACCGCCACCGCCACCGCGAACGGCAGCGTCTCCAGACCGCGTCCGCGCAGCGCCGCGTTGGCCATCAGCACCAGCGGGGGCGTCAGCAGCATGAACCGGATCAGGATCCAGGAGACGCCGTGGACGGAACGGTCGAAGGCGCTCGGCTCCGGCCGGCCCGCCGTACGGCCGTGCGCGGCGCCGAACCGGGTCTGCGCACCGGTCGCGGTGACGACCGCGGTGGCACTGCCGGAGGCGATGCCGCTGCCCTGGAAACACCACTGCGGCTGATCGAACAGTCCGCTGCCGGTGCCCGGAGGAGCGTCGTCGGTGTGCTTGGCGACGGGCGCCGACTCTCCCGTGAGGGCGGACTGGTGCACGGTCAGGCCGCTCGTACGCAGCAGGCGTACGTCCGCCGGTACGAGGTCACCCGGCCCGAGGCGGATCACGTCGCCGACCACGAGCTCGTCCACGGGGATCTCGCGAGAGGCGGATACCGCGTCCTCGTCGGCGCGCCGCAGAACGGTCACCGTGGTGGCGACCAGCCGACGCAACGCGGCCGTGGACCGGTCGGCCCGGTGCTCGCCCGTCGCGCGCAGCCCGCAGCTGACCCAGACGAGGGAGAGGATCACCGAGGCGGTGCCCCAGGCGAAGACGGCCGCCGAGACCAACCCGAGGCAGAGCAGGACCGCGGTGAAGGGATCGCGCAGGCTGCGCACGAACAGCCGAAGCCAGGAAGCCTCGCCGCGAGCCGGAACGGTGTTCCCGCCGGACCGGGCCAGGCGTGCCTCGGCCTCAGCCTCCGTCAAGCCGCGCGGACCGCTGTCCAGCCGGCGCAGCACCTCCAGCAGCGTGGGCGCGGAGGATCCCGGACCCGGCGCCCCAAGTCCCTCGGAGCCTGCGGCCCCTACCGCAGACACAGCCACCGGAGCGGGCGGGTCGGCGTCCCGGTCCGAGGCCGCGGTGGTCTCAGCCACTGGTCCCGTGCAGGAGCCGTACCGGCGCGGAAACCTGGTGAGAACGTGCCGTCAGCTGCCCGATCATCACGCGCACGAGCGTCACGACGTCCGGGTCGTCGATGTAGTAGACCTGCCGCCGGCCCTCACGGCGAGAGCGCACGAGCCCGGCGAGCTTCAGCTTCGCCAGGTGCTGGCTCACGGCGGGCAGGGCACCACCCACCCGGTCGGCGAGGTGCGTGACATCACTCTCCCCCTGCGACAGCGCCCACATCAGGTGGAGCCTGACAGACGAGGCGAGCAGCCCGAAGGCGCCGGCAGCAGCCGCCAGCACGTCGGCCGAGGGGTCCTCGAAGCCACCGACGTTGTCCGTCACGGTCCCGTCCCCCCGCCCACACTTCACAGTCGACGTACATGCGCCCACACAGTGTAGGCGTCGGGACCAGCACCGCCGATGAGACCTGCCGCACCGGCACCTGACCCGTCCCGGTTCCCGGTTTGCGCAATGTCATGACCAAGTGACAGGAACCCAACGACTGAGTGGCAACCGGCCGGCGCCCCTGGCCATGGCCGGGAGACCTTCCGTAGCCTCTTGCGCAATCAAGCAATGAACGAACGTCTGCGCCTGGCGCGTTCGCCGGTGCCGACCGACGGGAGGACAACACCGTGGGCATCATCGGCTGGATCATCCTCGGCCTGTTCGCCGGGGGCATCGCGAAGATCCTGCTCCCCGGCCGCGACCCGGGCGGTCTGATCGGCACCACTCTGATCGGCATCGCGGGATCCTTCATCGGCGGCTGGCTCTCCGCCCACTTCCTCCACCGCTCGGTGGAGAAGCACTTCTTCGACCTCTACACGTGGGGCGCGGCGATCGCCGGCTCACTGGTGCTGCTCATCGGTTACCGCATACTTTTCGGCAACTCCCGCGACTGACGAGCCCCAAGACAATCAACGACCCCTCGGCGTGCGACTCCAGGTGACCTCCTGCACGGCTCAGCCGAAGCGGCCCTCGACGTAGTCCGCTGTGCGGGGGTCGGTGGGGGTGGAGAACATCGTGGTGGTGGGGCCGTGTTCCACGATGGCGCCGGGGGTGCCCTGTTGGGCGAGGAAGAAGGCGCACTGGTCGGAGATGCGGGCCGCCTGCTGCATGTTGTGGGTGACGATGACGATCGTCACCTCGTGGGCCAGCTCGCGGATCGTCTGCTCGATGCGGTGGGTGGAGGTGGGGTCCAGGGCGGAGCAGGGCTCGTCCATCAGCAGGACCTCAGGGCGTACGGCCAGGGAGCGGGCGATGCACAGACGTTGCTGCTGGCCGCCGGAGAGTGCGCCGCCGGGCTGGCGGAGGCGGGAGCGGACCTCCTGCCACAGGCCCGCCTTCCGTTCACGTGCGTGCCGGTGAGCTTCAGGCCCGAGGTGACGTTGTCGTAGATCGACATCGCGGGGAAGGGGTTCGGCTT
Above is a genomic segment from Streptomyces fodineus containing:
- the mgtA gene encoding magnesium-translocating P-type ATPase — encoded protein: MAETTAASDRDADPPAPVAVSAVGAAGSEGLGAPGPGSSAPTLLEVLRRLDSGPRGLTEAEAEARLARSGGNTVPARGEASWLRLFVRSLRDPFTAVLLCLGLVSAAVFAWGTASVILSLVWVSCGLRATGEHRADRSTAALRRLVATTVTVLRRADEDAVSASREIPVDELVVGDVIRLGPGDLVPADVRLLRTSGLTVHQSALTGESAPVAKHTDDAPPGTGSGLFDQPQWCFQGSGIASGSATAVVTATGAQTRFGAAHGRTAGRPEPSAFDRSVHGVSWILIRFMLLTPPLVLMANAALRGRGLETLPFAVAVAVGLTPEMLPVLVTTCLSRGAALLARTHGVIVRRLPALYDIGAADVLCLDKTGTLTQDQPVVGRSLGPDGRDDPEVLRWAAVNAWWTLQLADLPEPDALDEAILDAVDEHDLLAYEGIAAVPFDPARRLATAVVRTPGRLGMHTLVAKGDAEAVLSRCTLSDEERARLRDLAARQADDGLRILAVATAERPARTREYTQADERGFTFRGLITLRDALAPTAAEALKVLTGQGVTVKVLTGDHPGTAARACRDLGIPVPEDVVVTADAIDTLTDAELAVLVARTTVFARCTPDHKARITQALRRAGHTVGFLGDGVNDLPALRAADVGIAPQGAADVAREGADVVLAEKDLTAITHAIDAGRHAGGNIATYLRVTLSSNLGNVIAMLSAGLLLPFLPMLPAQVLTQNLCFDAAQLSFAHDRPHPLGLRRPTVLRPRDLLRFITGFGVLNAVADLATFAVLAFTLHGLGTGGDEAVFHSGWFTENLLTQALVMVLLRAGRRGARSRRPGPVGWAAIALSVIGLALPSSPLGPVVGLAALPAVYYLLLSVVLALYAAALLMVRTRRRRVSCRVAQ
- a CDS encoding zinc ribbon domain-containing protein, translated to MSSEIYFSNNYRDLCERSGTGAGFQFEFSCSRCYDTWRSPFEPYAGERAATWLGKGVDMAWSLLGRAGGGLTSAADGLAGAGWGPARDKAFERAIGNAQGHFNRCARCTHYVCGRCWNAAQGLCLNCAPDTAAEAMAAQQRGLNDMASQRAYAVGQQAGQGYDPSMPRQLVCPQCRTETRGAAFCSGCGHHLAQSTACASCSAVVPDGAAFCPGCGSRQ
- the tatA gene encoding Sec-independent protein translocase subunit TatA, translating into MLRNGLEPWHLLVVAIVVIVLFGSKKLPEAARGLGKSMRILKSEAKAMKDEGSAHRAGPAAPR
- a CDS encoding GlsB/YeaQ/YmgE family stress response membrane protein, with the protein product MGIIGWIILGLFAGGIAKILLPGRDPGGLIGTTLIGIAGSFIGGWLSAHFLHRSVEKHFFDLYTWGAAIAGSLVLLIGYRILFGNSRD
- a CDS encoding LCP family protein, with protein sequence MSDPWDGPTGQATRSRTTTRVPGQRTSEAEGTRPPGGRAAARAASRSRGGTRSRGESRSRRRAHPVGRVRRVLKVAAITLSVLIVITAGVGWWFYQHLNGNINSVALDGKGGMEKADAFGRTPINILVMGSDGRTSQADCRLGGGCAKTGVQTGSNADVEMVVHISADRSNATVMSIPRDTMTKVPACKDSESGQSTSGYYGQINSALQYGPACQVATVHQLTGIPIDHFVKLDFSGVVKMSDAVGGVSVCVSDNVYDTYSHLKLAKGTHTLKGVAALAFVRSRHGFGDGSDLGRTTTQHLFLSSLIRKFKSAGTLTDPTAVYGLADAATKALTVDDGLGSVSKLISLASDVNKVPTKRLTFTTMQTAADPNNRERLVVGPGAKTLFATIANDQSLTTDSGQKSAAASATAKPTAPAVPASQIAVTVENGTAVTGRASDIATALTDQGFSSATTTANAPSPATTTTLAYGSGQKDEAQTVAKALGLSSAHLKQGTGSGLTLVIGSDWPSGTGFPGGSSAPAPADTKAAVGGAHASTADQAKTCAKVSPYKTVSLNGVSMTPSQAYAAARNKPDSDE
- a CDS encoding ArsR/SmtB family transcription factor; translation: MTDNVGGFEDPSADVLAAAAGAFGLLASSVRLHLMWALSQGESDVTHLADRVGGALPAVSQHLAKLKLAGLVRSRREGRRQVYYIDDPDVVTLVRVMIGQLTARSHQVSAPVRLLHGTSG